The sequence tgactacaGTAGTTGCTTTAGCTATACTTTTGCAATTGTAtgggcattggaaaaagtgaggggACACTGCCCCTCCACTGTTGAAAAAGTGGGGGGGCAGTTGCCCCCTCTATTTCTTCGCCCCTGTAACTATGGCTGCATGCATGTACTCCCAGTGCAAGTCATGACTGGAAGACCCTCATAATCACTCTGTCAATCACACACTCCTCTGTAGTCTGTACTCTGGCAGATTTTAAGGAAACAAAACTGCTGCCATGAACCTTCATTGTAACTGGCTGTTCAGATTTACAGTGGACACACCTAACTATATGACCTAAAATAGAAAGTTTGTATATAAATAAAATAGCTATAGCTTGACCTTTGCAAAATTTAATATTCTATAGCTACAATCAATTGCAGGTCAAAGCTATATGCAATCTATAAATACCTACATATGCTGCAAGCTTAGCAAGCTAAAACCCGTGACCATTCATCGTATGGTACGCACTTTAAGGTCTGCATGACTAGTGACATAAACAATGCCGGATAACGAACACACCTATGGCCTTAAGTAATCGGAAATAACCGTAAATTCAAGTTGTATATAAACAAAACTAGCGACCTTTGCTAGCTTTTTGCCAAGTTCTATCGCTAGTCCGAGGCTAGGTTActttcagggtgattttgtcGCTTTTGTAACTTAAAAGTTATTCCAAATACAGTTTTGACTTAAATCTTAGTCTCAGCTATCCCATCTATTGATCTATCGATTTAAAATGCCGGCGACCTTCAGTAAACAAATCAAGAGCGCAGGAGCAAAAATAACTGGGGACTACATAGAGAGCGTCTACAGCTACCAGACGACTAGCGTGGAGAGGACGCCGACTGGAGTACACGTCAAACCTGTTACTCACGAGATGGTGTTCCGAACAAAGGCCAGCGCTCCTCGTCTAGGGGTCATGCTGGTCGGCTGGGGAGGTAACAATGGTAGTACTGTGACTGCGACCATCCTGGCTAACAAGATGAACCTGTCTTGGAGGACTAAACACGGCGACAAGGTGATTTTCGTACCAGTAGTATGTTGCTATAATGACGTCATCAAAAGGTCATTGCTTGAACTAGTCCTTTCGTGTTGGCTTATCGTTATGTTGTAGTCTCTCATTAGTTTAATAACGTGTGAAGGGAATTGTCTTAGCTATGATGGTACAAACTAATGTCAATAGCATGTAAATCTTGAGTTTGACCTTTAAGGATATTCATTACACAGTGAGTTTACATTGTGTATGCGACGTGTAAAAACTTCTAACTGTAAGAATTATAActattgtatatataatagGATGTATTTACTGATATGTTAAAGAGTTTGATCACTGTAAATCAATTGTTTACATGCTGTCACACCAAAGGTCAATAGGTCACTTTGTGTAAAAGGGCAATATTGTCACAATACTGTTTCTCTAATGTTGCTCATCTTATTATACAGAGAGCTAACTACTTTGGATCCATCACACAAGCTTCTACAGTGTGTCTTGGTCCAGGCAGTAATGGAGAAGATGTGTTTGTTCCAATGAATGAGATGTTACCAATGGTGAACCCAAACGACATTGTTATTGACGGTAAGGAACATGGTGTTTGGTATGATGATTAATATGCATAAAACCACATAATTGATTGCTATAAATAGAACAGATGTGTTGGTGCTACCTGTGGCATCCTACACAGCCACAGAAGCTGTAAATTAAAGTTTAAATGACTGTTATTGTCACTATTCAATAGGTTGGGATATCAGTTCAAAGAACTTGGCTGATGCTATGTGGGATGCTTGTGTGCTGGAGTCCAACCTTCAGGATCAGCTAGCACCACACATGAAGAAAATGAAACCCAGACCTTCAATCTACTGTCCTGACTTCATTGCTGCTAACCAATCTGATCGTGCTGATAATGTGTTGAAAGGTGATTACTACATATCCATTAACACCACATCAACACTAGTGGTCAAGCTGTTGTATATTTGATATCGTCTCCATTTCTTAGGTACAAAATGGGAAATGATGGAACAGATTAGAGCTGACATCAGAGATTTTAAGACAAAGGAAAAGCTGGATAAAGTACAGTAGCTGCAATGCATAGAGCAGCTTTAACATTACCTATTGTTTTAGGTGATAGTCTTGTGGACTGCTAACACTGAGAGATTTTGTGATGTCTCTGTTGGACTGAATGACACTGCTGACAACTTGTTGAAGTCGATACGTGACAATGAAAGTGAAGTGTCACCATCTACCATTTTTGCTGTAGCAAGCATCCTAGAAAAGGTACATCATTCTCACTGCTAAATGTATGCTGCTTCATTTATTGTTCATTTCCAGACCACATACATCAATGGGTCACCACAAAACACGTTTGTACCAGGAGTGGTGCAATTGGCAGAGAAAGAGGGAGTGTTTATTGGTGGGGATGATTTTAAGTCAGGCCAgacaaaggtcaaatctgtccTGGTGGATTTCTTAGTATCTGCTGGAATAAAGGTATTTTTTAAAATGCAACCAAACACGAATTTACTTGCTTTATCACAGCCAACCTCAATTGCTTCATATAATCATCTCGGAAATAATGATGGAAAAAATCTGTCAGCTCCTAAGCAATTCCGATCGAAGGAGGTAGGAAGTTTCCTGCATGTTATGCTTTAGCTTTGAAGTGAATTCTGTAACAGATTTCAAAGAGCAATGTCGTAGATGATATGGTAGAGTCTAACTCAATTCTCTATGCAAAAGGAGAGAAACCAGATCACATTGTAAGTAACACACAAACTTAAGGCACTTTACTATTACCATTTTCAGGTGGTTATTAAATACGTTCCTTGTGTTGGAGACAGCAAGAGAGCAATGGATGAGTATACCTCAGAGATCTGTATGGGTGGAAACAACACTATTGTTCTGCACAACACTTGCGAGGTAAGTACAAAGATTTGTACAGTACACAGGATTAACTGTTCTACGCAGGACTCATTGCTGGCCACACCAATCATATTGGATCTCATCATTATTTCTGAACTGTGTGAGCGTATCAGTATGAAAGTGGAGGGAGGAGAGTTTGAGAGTTTTCATCCAGTATTGTCTGTGTTGAGTTACTTGTTGAAGGCTCCCATGGTACCATCAGGAACACCAGTTGTCAATGCTTTGTTCAGACAAAAAATGTGCCTAGAAAACATTTTCAGGTATGTAAGTATCAGGTGACATGTACAGAGTCATGTGACAAATACTTCCCAAATCACAGGGCTTGTCTTGGACTGCCAGCACAGAACTACATGATGTTGGAACACAAGGTCCCTACACTAATGGCTGAACTAGCTGAGAGAAGCCCAATGTCCACTTCATCTACACAACCGAAGGTCCCTATGCAGCAAGCAGTACCACAATCTAATGGGGTTCACCTCAATGGAGCAACCACCAATGGAGTCCATTAAGCCAACAGAATCCACTAAACCAAGCGTCCACTAACAATTCTTTTAAATTATTATATTGTATAGATAACTATGTACATGATACATGCATATCATCAATAATGTATACGTATATATTTAACAATGTCTATACTAGCAATGTATGTGTATGTCTATTGTCCATGCAGTGCTGTACATGTAATGCTACTGCTGTGACTTGCTATGTATTGTTTGATCAATTGAGTTCTGGTGATTGAAAAATGTAGTACAGTTTTATAAAGTTTTGGTGATTAAACAATGTATAGTTCAAGGTATTTTTATACGGTGGCCATTTTCATGGGTGTGGAGCTAGGATGTGGCGTGGTGAGTAATGTGAGAAGTGGAGCCACTTCAAGGTTTGACCTTTTGTGACCTTAGTGTAGTAGCTACATCTTATAATGGAAAATCATGCTTAGGAGCTTTTGTTAGTACATACCATTGCATGTAGTGACGATTACGCATCACTCGAAAGATACTTTCTACTTAATCTTCGACTTTCGCTTAGCTACCCTTGTGAGTATAGCGCTTATTGATTAGCGGTTAGGGGAGCTTATTTATTAGTGGTTTGGGGCGCTTATAACCGGTCAGCGCTTATACCCTGTCAGCGAAAACAGAAGCGGTCAGTTATTATTTTTGCAATGCATTGAGCTCTGTGATTTCGTCACCCAACCACACTTTTTACATAAATAGTAATTCTTTTGGTGGTTTctgcactctaatagagcagtcaaactacACTCTATAGCCAGCAGTTATCCTTTCTTTAATTAAAATGCAAAAACCAGTAGAGCTAAAATACTGCAGATaccaagcagtgtaattacAATCGTGTCTATTCAATAGAGTATTgcaatgactgttgtattagagtatattgctctatagagttataactatCTTGATCTTTCAATCTGAAAGTGGTCTAGTCAATGCCTGACCCGTGGGCTCTGGCCCTGTATAAGCTATAATACAGTAGCTCTCCAAAGACCTTTTGGGC comes from Dysidea avara chromosome 4, odDysAvar1.4, whole genome shotgun sequence and encodes:
- the LOC136253963 gene encoding uncharacterized protein, giving the protein MPATFSKQIKSAGAKITGDYIESVYSYQTTSVERTPTGVHVKPVTHEMVFRTKASAPRLGVMLVGWGGNNGSTVTATILANKMNLSWRTKHGDKRANYFGSITQASTVCLGPGSNGEDVFVPMNEMLPMVNPNDIVIDGWDISSKNLADAMWDACVLESNLQDQLAPHMKKMKPRPSIYCPDFIAANQSDRADNVLKGTKWEMMEQIRADIRDFKTKEKLDKVIVLWTANTERFCDVSVGLNDTADNLLKSIRDNESEVSPSTIFAVASILEKTTYINGSPQNTFVPGVVQLAEKEGVFIGGDDFKSGQTKVKSVLVDFLVSAGIKPTSIASYNHLGNNDGKNLSAPKQFRSKEISKSNVVDDMVESNSILYAKGEKPDHIVVIKYVPCVGDSKRAMDEYTSEICMGGNNTIVLHNTCEDSLLATPIILDLIIISELCERISMKVEGGEFESFHPVLSVLSYLLKAPMVPSGTPVVNALFRQKMCLENIFRACLGLPAQNYMMLEHKVPTLMAELAERSPMSTSSTQPKVPMQQAVPQSNGVHLNGATTNGVH